The following is a genomic window from Plasmodium gaboni strain SY75 chromosome Unknown, whole genome shotgun sequence.
ttattttaatatgaaaaaataattatatatatcttttaatgTGTGAACATATCTTCCTAAGTGTATCAcacaaaatgaaaaagaaacaaatatataaataaataaataaataaataaataaataaataaatatatatatatatatatatatatatatatatatatgtgtatattttttttttttttttttttttttttttttgtagCTATTTCGATACGATAGAATTTAACTCCATACCttataaaaattacataggaataaaaaaaagagacAAGGAAAATAATACTAGTTCCTCATCCATATATGAACGAATGGATTATTTGATTTCTTTAATTAACTCTTATCATAATCCGATAAATATACCTTATTTGTTTAACGATCCGCGTAACTacatatacaaaaatatattaatatataaatatatatatatatgtaatgACAATTTGTAAGcacatatatgtaatatattaatatatttatgtaattgttttttttcagattatattaatacaaaatTTAAGGTGGAAAAAATTAGTACCAAACCATACAACCGCAATTTATcaagaaaagaaaaaaaaaaaattaggAAATCCTTGAAAAAGgataataagaaaatataaatatgttcacttgttgaaatataatattttttattttttagttattatttttttttttgtttgtttgtttatacaaaataaataacttttaaaaattattttgaatacatatttatgtttatatttattaatttattagATGAAGAcattttctttcttttcattattatatgaactctgttatatatttttattttttttttgttttttataactatatttatatattgtttaaAAAGATTTAAACATATGcaattataaatataaattatatatatattatatatatatgtgtgtatttttttatcattatctgttcatatattatgttcattatttataatgaagcctaaaaataaatattctttttatgttattataataaattaaaattatacaaaattagtatttttatattttgatttttcaaatgataaaatgtttttttaaagtacttcaaaaaaaaaaatatatatatataatatatatatacggaaaaataaaataaaaataggATAAGTgatcctttttttttttcttttctttttttatgaacTGTTCATAAaattcaatatat
Proteins encoded in this region:
- a CDS encoding hypothetical protein (conserved Plasmodium protein, unknown function) encodes the protein YFDTIEFNSIPYKNYIGIKKRDKENNTSSSSIYERMDYLISLINSYHNPINIPYLFNDPHYINTKFKVEKISTKPYNRNLSRKEKKKIRKSLKKDNKKI